The proteins below come from a single Branchiostoma floridae strain S238N-H82 chromosome 5, Bfl_VNyyK, whole genome shotgun sequence genomic window:
- the LOC118416353 gene encoding endosome/lysosome-associated apoptosis and autophagy regulator family member 2-like, giving the protein MPCALLNLRGCASTRGWELAGDHIHSGVGNADDAYLVLALRTEGFRDQVPGAPGEFGRITFVFDTACTSGCQLFFMQEIEGRGTKVIESWSGAQSKQQYSFVISAQDAMTFTWAFQKTDEVFGENQQNFPTDMARIYMINVTNTVDGGASSCTACPQGSENARCIPCKKGFFANPDTNTCEQCPRGTYLNFGAADGPCVPCSEGTTSNEDRTACFSDCTYTDENGHKFDLSGLKG; this is encoded by the exons ATGCCTTGCGCTTTGCTCAATT TGCGTGGCTGTGCCTCCACCCGAGGTTGGGAGTTGGCCGGGGATCACATCCACTCAGGGGTGGGGAACGCTGACGATGCGTACCTCGTGCTCGCGCTGAGGACGGAGGGGTTCCGTGACCAGGTCCCCGGCGCGCCCGGCGAGTTCGGCCGCATCACCTTCGTGTTCGACACCGCCTGTACGTCCGGCTGCCAGCTCTTCTTCATGCAG GAAATTGAGGGGCGTGGCACCAAGGTGATTGAAAGTTGGAGTGGAGCCCAGAGCAAGCAGCAGTACAG CTTCGTGATCTCAGCGCAGGACGCCATGACCTTCACCTGGGCGTTCCAGAAGACAGACGAGGTGTTCGGGGAGAACCAGCAGAACTTCCCTACTGACAT GGCTCGTATCTACATGATCAATGTGACCAACACAGTGGATGGGGGAGCATCATCCTGTACTGCCTGTCCTCAGGGCAGTGAGAACGCCAG GTGTATCCCATGTAAGAAGGGCTTTTTTGCCAACCCAGACACCAACACTTGTGAGCAGTGCCCCAGAG GAACGTACCTGAACTTCGGTGCTGCTGACGGCCCCTGTGTGCCCTGCAGCGAGGGGACCACCAG TAATGAAGACAGGACGGCCTGCTTCAGTGACTGCACCTACACTGATGAGAATGGGCACAAGTTTGACCTGAGTGGGCTGAAGGGGTAG
- the LOC118415852 gene encoding uncharacterized protein C1orf194 homolog, producing the protein MTMTSKRDPYPFPKLESDDNFVGARQSQMPPYSVPPHIAQSQDPWNRLNHKATLSSQRREAHYYDPQAPSDSLDFVLKSTYDQHDRFLYDKPKTLVQPETVGLPHGRILKNRIKYVPPPFDPADPPLRVCDADKKEPVHSNKGGAIESHHSAATNQGYSRKHDGGFYTI; encoded by the exons ATGACGATGACATCCAAGAGAGACCCTTACCCCTTCCCAAAGCTGGAAAGCGACGATAATTTTGTTGGAGCGAGGCAGTCTCAG ATGCCCCCCTACTCCGTCCCTCCCCACATCGCCCAGTCCCAGGACCCGTGGAACAGACTCAACCACAAGGCAACCCTGTCCAGCCAGCGTAGGGAGGCACACTACTATGACCCACAG GCCCCCAGTGACAGCCTAGACTTTGTGCTGAAGTCCACATACGACCAACACGATCGGTTCTTGTACGACAAACCCAAAACTCTGGTACAACCAGAAACTGTGGGCCTACCACACGG CCGGATCTTGAAGAATCGCATCAAGTACGTGCCGCCCCCGTTTGACCCCGCGGACCCGCCCCTGAGGGTGTGTGATGCAGACAAAAAGGAGCCGGTCCACAGTAACAAGGGGGGTGCTATTG AGAGCCACCACAGTGCAGCCACAAACCAAGGATACTCAAGAAAACACGACGGCGGATTTTACACCATTTAG
- the LOC118416354 gene encoding endosome/lysosome-associated apoptosis and autophagy regulator family member 2-like, whose translation MSLKPQTFSCGSGEFFNIDQQTCQRCPPGTYSLGGGVLFDHWEALPGGFTTSADIGDYSYSSQTNCSSVTWEPKGDFIASGSGDCTTTLVYSANLKKAGKITFTYHIFMSCWAMIMFDMGVSDRVITYLKAGKITFTYQYIDDNTIFHVYVQNEQCQTVMDSDTNKWPDTTEEGAWKEESIDLTSGNNVIYWKTTGLSFGNERKPKPVFIKKITIEGVAYTSECTKCPPGTYTDQPGQSECKVCEENHHQPQPGQRNCQNCPRNHYAEAGAAQCTPMPACEAKDYFETHTPCDENKQTQLMYKWIEPKICRDDVNGAVKLPASGAKEPCPPCNPGMAFPNQTATVCEFCPAQQYSEGEQRG comes from the exons ATGTCATTAAAGCCACAGA CATTTTCGTGTGGATCTGGTGAGTTCTTCAACATCGATCAGCAGACTTGTCAGCGGTGCCCTCCCGGCACCTACTCCCTGGGAGGGGGGGTGCTGTTCGACCACTGGGAGGCTCTCCCAGGGGGGTTCACCACCTCAGCAGATATCGGTGACTACAGCTACTCCAGCCAGACCAACTGTTCATC AGTGACCTGGGAGCCGAAGGGAGACTTCATCGCCTCAGGAAGTGGAGACTGCACCACCACCCTGGTGTACTCGGCCAACCTGAAGAAAGCCGGCAAGATCACCTTCACCTACCA TATCTTTATGTCGTGCTGGGCcatgataatgtttgatatggGTGTttcggaccgggtgataacttatTTGAAAGCCGGCAAGATCACCTTCACGTACCAGTACATCGATGACAACACCATCTTCCATGTCTAC GTTCAGAACGAGCAGTGCCAAACTGTGATGGACTCCGACACCAACAAGTGGCCCGACACAACGGAGGAAGGGGCGTGGAAGGAAGAATCG attGACCTGACGTCAGGTAACAACGTGATCTACTGGAAAACTACTGGTCTGTCCTTTGGGAACGAGAGGAAGCCGAAGCCTGTCTTCATCAAGAAAATAACCATTGAAG GAGTTGCGTACACGTCAGAGTGCACCAAGTGTCCCCCCGGCACGTACACGGACCAGCCAGGACAATCTGA ATGTAAAGTGTGTGAGGAGAACCACCACCAGCCCCAGCCTGGTCAGAGGAACTGTCAGAACTGTCCCAGAAACCACTACGCAG AGGCTGGTGCTGCCCAGTGCACCCCGATGCCCGCGTGTGAGGCAAAGGACTACTTTGAGACTCACACACCATGTGATGAGAACAAGCAG ACCCAGCTGATGTACAAGTGGATTGAGCCAAAGATTTGTCGCGATGACGTTAACGGTGCAGTCAAGCTCCCCGCGTCCGGCGCCAAGGAGCCGTGTCCGCCGTGTAACCCTGGTATGGCCTTCCCCAACCAGACAGCCACCGTCTGTGAGTTCTGTCCGGCACAACAGTACTCAGAGGGAGAGCAAC GAGGCTGA